In Acidimicrobiia bacterium, the sequence ACTCGAGGTCGCCTCCGACCGGCAGTCCGCTCGCGATGCGCGTGATGCGGACGCCCAACGGCTTCAGCACGCGCGCGACGTACATCGCGGTGGTCTCGCCCTCGATGTTCGGGTTGGTCGCGAGGATCACCTCCCGCACGCCCTCCTCACCGACCCGGCGCAGGAGCTCCTTGACCCGCAGCTGCTCGGGACCGATTCCCTCGATCGGGGAGATCGCGCCCTGGAGGACGTGGTACCGGCCATGGAACTCGTGGGTGCGCTCGACCGCGACGATGTCGGGGGCCTCTTGCACCACGCACAACAGCGAGGGGTCGCGGCGATCGTCGCGACAGAACATGCACAGCTCCCCTTCGGCGAGGTTGAAGCACCGACGGCACCAGGAGACGCGCGCCTTCGCATCGGTGATCGCCTTCGCAAGCCGGTTGGCATCCTCGGGCGCGACCTTCAAGAGGTAGAACGCGATGCGTTGCGCCGACTTCGGGCCCACGCCGGGCAGTCGGCCGAGCTCGTCGATCAGTGCCTGAACCGGCCCTTCGTGCAGCGCCATGGGGATTCGGTCTCTGACTCAGCCGATGAGGCCGTCGAGCGCGCCGAGATCGAGCCCGCCCGCCACCGCGCCCATGCGCTCGGCCTGGAGTGCCTGCGCGGCGCGCTGCGCCTCTTTGCAGATCGCGAGCACGAGGTCTTCGAGCATCTCGAGGTCGTCCGGATCCACGACCTGCCGGTCGATCGAGACGGAGCGGATCTCTCCGGAGCCGGTGACCACGGCTTTGATCA encodes:
- the recR gene encoding recombination mediator RecR, encoding MHEGPVQALIDELGRLPGVGPKSAQRIAFYLLKVAPEDANRLAKAITDAKARVSWCRRCFNLAEGELCMFCRDDRRDPSLLCVVQEAPDIVAVERTHEFHGRYHVLQGAISPIEGIGPEQLRVKELLRRVGEEGVREVILATNPNIEGETTAMYVARVLKPLGVRITRIASGLPVGGDLEYADEVTLGRAFEGRREVDA
- a CDS encoding YbaB/EbfC family nucleoid-associated protein; the protein is MAKQKPAGGQGAQLNQMMRQMQKMQEDMAAAQSALAEETAEVSAGGGMIKAVVTGSGEIRSVSIDRQVVDPDDLEMLEDLVLAICKEAQRAAQALQAERMGAVAGGLDLGALDGLIG